In Henriciella litoralis, the genomic window CTAGTTCCTGCTTGCTGGCGAAGTGTCGATAGAGGGTCTGAACGTGTACGCCCGCGGCTTCGGCGATCTCTTCGAGCGTCGTATTGTCGTAGCCCTTGCGATAAAACATATCCTGAGCGGCCCGAGCAATCTTCTTGTTCGTTTGCTCTTTGCGCTTGGTCCGCAATGGATACTTTGTCGCCATAAGTCATCTCCTTGCAGAACCCTCGGAGGTTTTGCTGTGCGCGTCAACTTTCGCCTCTTATATGGTTTGAAACCCGGATCAGAAAAAGGCGGTCGTCGTGGTCCAGTCAATATGTCGCTAGATCAAAAGAAATCACAATAAAACTTTTCTGAACTCAAGTGAAGATTCCGCAATTTCACTCAAATACAGCCTATTTGCTGCGCTCGGCGCGCAATCTGGCGACTGAATGCTGAGCGACATCCAGCAGCGAGCGGGCGCGAGCAAGGTCCGTGACGAATTTCTCATATTCGGCCGCCGCGCGCGCCCTGTCGGGCAAACGCAACAGGTATGACGGGTGTATCGTAGCGATCAGGCGCGCGCCCGTGCCAAGGTCGCTGAACGCTCCGCGATGATCTTTCAGGGCTGCTGCCTTACCGAAAACACCCCTGAGCGCGCTCGCGCCGAGCGTGACGATAATATCCGGTTTCACAAGCGAGCGCTCAAGGTCAAGCCAGAAACGGCATGTATCGATCTCTCCGGCATTCGGCTTCTGGTGCATGCGCCGCTTGCCGCGCGGGGTAAATTTGAAATGTTTGACAGCGTTCGTGACATAGGCCTTACGGCGATCGAGACCGGCCGCCTCGAATGCCTTATCGAGAAGCTGGCCTGCAGGCCCAACGAAAGGCTTGCCGGCGATATCCTCCATGTCGCCCGGCTGCTCTCCAATGATCATCAGGCGCGCATCAGACGGCCCCTCGCCAAAGACGGTCTGGCTGGCGCAGGCATGCAAGGCGCAGCGCTGACATTGGGACGCCGCTTCGCGCGCCCCTTCCAGCGTCGACAGGTCTTCCTCCGGCGCGTCGGCAAAGAAATTGCCCATCCGCGACGTTCGGATGTTCGACGGGGTCGACGGCTCTGCCAGCAATTTGCCTTCGCGTTCACCTGCCTGGCGGATAAGGCCCGGGATCAACTCGGCTTCAGGCAAATTCTTCCAGTATTTGGCCGGCATCTCCGACATCATGGCGCCGACCTTCAGGCGCGCCGGATTGAAGATGGAGGCGTAGTAGGTCTTCCACTGGTCTTCGATCGCGTCTTCACCCGGCAGCTGCGAGCGGTCTGCGCCCGGCGCAAAGGTCAGCGATTTTCCATCCCAGCTGGCGCAGGCATCCGGGGTCAGGATCGTCCAGTCCATGCCGGTGAAGCGCTGCACAAAGAAAGGCGCGACATGCCGGACGATACGGTGATCCGGCTCAAACCAGCTCATGAACACGTCGCGGCCGTCGCGCTCTGCGACTTTGCGAAAGCGCACAAAGGCGCGCATCTTGTGCGCGTCGCGGCGGATCTGGGCGTCGGCGGCTTTCAGCCACCCGGCCGCTTCATTCAACGGATCGCTGAGCGCGCTGGCGTTGGCCTGCAAATCGATCAGCAATTGGTATAGCCACGCGAAGCGCTGCGGGTCGCGGTGGCAAATGGCGCGTTCGGCCATCTGCATGAACGCCTTCGGCACTTTGACGACACGCGCCTCCGCCGCTCTGGATGGAAGGGCGGGCGAGTCCTCGGCGAAGAGGTCGGCTTTCTCCTCGCCCACTTGCCAGATGATGTCCGCGGGCGGAA contains:
- a CDS encoding UdgX family uracil-DNA binding protein (This protein belongs to the uracil DNA glycosylase superfamily, members of which act in excision repair of DNA. However, it belongs more specifically to UdgX branch, whose founding member was found to bind uracil in DNA (where it does not belong), without cleaving it, appears to promote DNA repair by a pathway involving RecA, rather than base excision.), translated to MYRASLASPVDFEGWRTQARRFASLRIPPADIIWQVGEEKADLFAEDSPALPSRAAEARVVKVPKAFMQMAERAICHRDPQRFAWLYQLLIDLQANASALSDPLNEAAGWLKAADAQIRRDAHKMRAFVRFRKVAERDGRDVFMSWFEPDHRIVRHVAPFFVQRFTGMDWTILTPDACASWDGKSLTFAPGADRSQLPGEDAIEDQWKTYYASIFNPARLKVGAMMSEMPAKYWKNLPEAELIPGLIRQAGEREGKLLAEPSTPSNIRTSRMGNFFADAPEEDLSTLEGAREAASQCQRCALHACASQTVFGEGPSDARLMIIGEQPGDMEDIAGKPFVGPAGQLLDKAFEAAGLDRRKAYVTNAVKHFKFTPRGKRRMHQKPNAGEIDTCRFWLDLERSLVKPDIIVTLGASALRGVFGKAAALKDHRGAFSDLGTGARLIATIHPSYLLRLPDRARAAAEYEKFVTDLARARSLLDVAQHSVARLRAERSK